One region of Cyanobium sp. M30B3 genomic DNA includes:
- a CDS encoding FAD-dependent oxidoreductase produces the protein MPATASDPLLILGGGLIGLAIAHQCARRGQAVTVLSRRRSEAAGFVAAGMLAPHAEGLAGEQLALGQASLARIPAWVEQIEADSGLACGLRPCGIVVPFATAAERDAYATAAWGQPLDRSCLEREVPGIGPRWQAGLLFAQDGQIDNRRRLMRALERACAGLGVTFEEGTEVLALERSAAGALEGVRLRRADGEELSLAAGRAVLACGAWSARLLPQLPVFPVKGQMLSLQGPRQALQRVIFGPGTYLVSREDGLLVVGATSEPEAGFSEGLTPAGQRQLEAGIAALLPEACQWPPMERWWGFRPCTPDEGPLLGAGPIPGLWLASGHHRNGVLLAAITAELVATQLLGQGDELPAAEAALLAAFRWDRFQPSTRHT, from the coding sequence ATGCCGGCAACGGCCAGCGACCCCCTGTTGATCCTCGGCGGCGGCCTGATCGGGCTGGCGATCGCCCACCAGTGCGCCCGCCGCGGCCAGGCGGTGACGGTGCTCAGCCGCCGGCGCAGCGAGGCCGCCGGTTTTGTGGCGGCCGGCATGCTCGCCCCCCACGCCGAGGGACTGGCCGGGGAGCAGCTGGCCCTGGGGCAGGCCAGCCTGGCGCGCATCCCCGCCTGGGTGGAGCAGATCGAGGCCGACAGCGGCCTGGCCTGCGGCCTGCGGCCCTGCGGCATCGTGGTGCCCTTCGCCACGGCGGCCGAGCGGGACGCCTACGCCACCGCCGCCTGGGGGCAGCCGCTCGATCGCTCCTGCCTGGAACGGGAGGTGCCGGGGATCGGCCCCCGCTGGCAGGCGGGGCTGCTCTTTGCCCAGGACGGCCAGATCGACAACCGCCGCCGGCTGATGCGGGCGCTGGAGCGGGCCTGCGCGGGCCTGGGGGTGACCTTTGAGGAAGGCACGGAGGTGCTGGCCCTGGAGCGCTCGGCCGCCGGGGCCCTGGAGGGGGTGCGCCTGCGCCGGGCCGACGGCGAGGAGCTCAGCCTGGCGGCCGGGCGGGCGGTGCTGGCCTGCGGCGCCTGGAGCGCCCGGCTGCTGCCCCAGCTGCCGGTGTTCCCGGTGAAGGGCCAGATGCTGTCGCTGCAGGGGCCGCGCCAGGCCCTGCAGCGGGTGATCTTCGGGCCAGGCACGTACCTGGTGAGCCGGGAGGACGGCCTGCTGGTGGTGGGGGCCACCAGCGAGCCGGAGGCGGGCTTCAGCGAGGGCCTCACCCCCGCCGGCCAGCGGCAGCTGGAGGCGGGCATCGCCGCCCTGCTGCCGGAGGCCTGCCAGTGGCCTCCGATGGAGCGCTGGTGGGGGTTCCGGCCCTGCACCCCCGATGAGGGGCCCCTGCTGGGCGCAGGCCCGATCCCGGGGCTGTGGCTGGCCAGCGGCCACCACCGCAACGGCGTGCTGCTGGCGGCAATCACCGCCGAGCTGGTGGCAACCCAGCTACTGGGCCAGGGGGATGAGCTGCCTGCCGCGGAGGCAGCTCTGCTGGCCGCCTTCCGCTGGGACCGGTTTCAGCCCTCCACGCGCCACACCTGA
- the ndk gene encoding nucleoside-diphosphate kinase — MAAERTFIAIKPDGVQRGLVGEILGRFERKGFKLVGLKQLTPSRELAESHYGVHRERPFFAGLVEFITSGPVVAMVWEGDGVIASARKLIGATKPLEAEPGTIRGDLAVNIGRNVIHGSDAPETAEFEIGLWFQPSELSEWTPADQVWRVEG, encoded by the coding sequence ATGGCCGCCGAACGCACCTTCATCGCCATCAAGCCCGACGGGGTGCAGCGCGGTCTGGTGGGCGAGATCCTCGGCCGCTTCGAGCGCAAGGGCTTCAAGCTGGTGGGTCTCAAGCAGCTCACCCCCAGCCGCGAGCTGGCTGAGAGCCACTACGGCGTGCACCGCGAGCGCCCCTTCTTCGCCGGTCTGGTGGAGTTCATCACCAGCGGCCCGGTGGTGGCGATGGTGTGGGAGGGCGACGGCGTGATCGCAAGCGCCCGCAAGCTCATCGGCGCCACCAAGCCCCTGGAGGCCGAGCCCGGCACGATCCGCGGCGACCTGGCGGTGAACATCGGCCGCAACGTGATCCACGGTTCCGACGCCCCGGAAACCGCCGAGTTCGAGATCGGCCTGTGGTTCCAGCCCTCCGAGCTGAGCGAGTGGACGCCCGCCGATCAGGTGTGGCGCGTGGAGGGCTGA